In the Dendrosporobacter quercicolus genome, CAGAAGACACAAATAATATTCAACATGCAGCGCACAGCCGTTTTTTTAAAATTGAAACGGCTCTTGGTATTCATCATGCACTATCAATAAAGAAAAACTTGATGCTTATGACTAGCTCATTTGCACTTAGTATCATTCTTTTTTTGAGTTTTTCCGTTTTCATAGAGTTTATAGGCTACCTTATGCCTCAGTCGTCAAATACTTCTGATATAAACATTTCAAGTAATGACGGTTCAAATTCGATAGACAGTCAGTTGCTTGATGTGATTAGTGGAATGCAAGGGGTAGAGCGTGTTTTTGGTCGTAGGAGCAAATTTGATATTCCGGCAGAATTAAATAAAGGTAATCTTCTGTCGAGTACGATTGATATTATTTCCTATGATGAATTTGATTTAAATTCTCTTATTAAAGATAAGCAACTTAGAAAAGGCAGTGATATTTCGGAAGTTTACGGGGACAGCAATTACGTTCTTACAACTTGGGACAAAGATAGTCCTTTAAAGATAGGCGATAAAATAAGGATTGGCAATGAGGAACTTGAGATTGCAGGTATGCTGAAAAATGATCCTTTCAGTAGCGATGGTAGCACAAATGGTAAAATAACGATTATTACTTCTGGTGAAACTTTTGCCCGTCTAACTGGTCTAACTGATTATTCTCTTATTATGGTACAGACAACGAGAGATGCAACAGACGAGGACGTGGCAGCAATCCGCAAGGTAGTTAGTGAAGAATATGCGTTTAGTGATCGGCGTGACCAGCGTACTACCAGCACATATATCGCATTTTTGTTCTTCGTATATGGATTTTTAGCAATTATTACATTGGTTACTGTGCTCAATATTGTGAACAGTCTTTCGATGAGTGTGTCCTCAAGAATAAAACAGTATGGAGTAATGCGTGCAGTCGGCATGGACGAACACCAGCTAACAAAAATGATTGCTGCTGAAGCATTTACCTACGCCTTATCCGGGTGTATAGTCGGCTGTGTAGTGGGTTTGTCCCTTAGCAAGTTGCTATATGACAATCTTATTACCGCTCACTTCAACTATGCCGTTTGGGATATTCCGGTTATTCCAATAATGATAATAATTCTGTTCGTTTTCGTTGCTGCTAGCGCTGCGATCTATATTCCATCAAAGCGAATTCGGAATATATCGGTATCCGAAACGATAAATCAATTGTAATGTGCTTATTAAAAGGCGCTAAAGAAAAATTAAATACTCTGTATTCTGGCGGACGACGGCAAAAAGAAAAAAGCCGTCGTGAAAATGAAAAAGAGCCGAAAACCCAGTAAACACTGGACTTTCAGCTCTCCTGCAACTATTCCCACTCAATTGTGGACGGCGGTTTGGAGGTTACGTCATAAACCACCCGGTTGACATCCTTTACCTCATTGACAATCCGGCGCGAAATGGCGTCAATGACTTCATAGGGCAGTCTCACCCAGTCGGCGGTCATGCCGTCTTCGCTGGATACTACCCGTAAGCCGACGGTATAAGCATAGGTACGCTCATCACCCATCACTCCGACGCTTTTCATGGCCGGCAGAATGGCGAAAGACTGCCATACCTTGCGGTACAGGTCGGCATTCTTGATTTCCTGATGCACAATAGCATCCGCATCACGCAATATCTCCAGCCGTTCGGCAGTCACCTCGCCGATGATGCGAATAGCCAGTCCCGGTCCGGGAAAAGGCTGACGCCAGACAATATCTTCAGGCATATTGAGTTCACGGGCCAGCGCTCTTACTTCATCCTTAAATAAATCCCGCAGCGGCTCAACCAGCTTAAACTTCATATCCTCCGGCAGCCCGCCGACATTATGATGGCTTTTGATTACGGCTGCGGTCGCAGTGCCGCTTTCAACCACATCCGGATACAGTGTGCCCTGAACCAAAAAGTCAATCTCGCCAAGCTTTGAGGCCTCGGCCTCAAATACCCGGATAAATTCATTGCCAATGATTTTGCGCTTTTCCTCCGGATCGGTTACTCCGGCCATTCGGTCCATAAAGCGGTCAACCACATCGGCATAAACCAGATTCATTTTAAACCCGTCCCGGAAAGTTCTCACCACTTGTTCAGGCTCGCCTTTGCGCAAAAAGCCATGGTTTACAAAAACACAGGTCAGTTGATCGCCAATTGCCCGGTGAACCAAAACAGCGGCAACCGAGGAGTCAATGCCGCCGCTTAAAGCGCACAACACCCGCTTATCGCCCACCTGCTCGCGGATGGCCTGAACCGCCTGATCGACAAACGATCCCATGTTCCAGTCACCGCTGCAGCCGCAGACATTAAACAGGAAATTGCGCAGCATCTTCATGCCTTCCGTTGTATGTACAACCTCCGGATGGAATTGCACGCCATAAATCCGGCGCTGTTCGTTAGCCATGGCAGCCACCGGCGCACCGGCGGTATGGGCGGTAACGGCAAAGCCGGCCGGAGGCGTATGGATATGATCGCCATGACTCATCAGAACCTGAGTTTCCCGGCCGATCTCGGCGAAAATCCCCTCATTGCGGTCTACAAACAATTTGGTGTTTCCATATTCGCGTGACTTGGCATGCGCAACCTCTCCCCCCAGCGCCAGCGCAGTCAGTTGCATGCCGTAACAGATTCCCAGCACTGGAATGCCAAGCTCAAATATCCTGACATCACATTTTGGCGCATTTTCACTGTGCACGCTGGAAGGCCCGCCCGAAAATACAATTCCCTTGGGCCCAAGAGCCTTAATTTGATCAACCGGCTTATTATACGGCACAATTTCGCAAAAAACGCCGCATTCACGGATTCTTCTGGCAATCAGCTGACTGTATTGCCCGCCAAAATCCATAATTAAAATAGTCTCATTTTGCTTGGTTTCCATGCAGAGATATCCCCCTTGGTAAAACTAATGTCGACACTATACCACATAATTCTACTTATTGTAAATAGTTTTGAGCAGAGTTTCTTTGCGTAACTGGCGGCAGCTGCATTCGCCTGTGGCTGACAGCGACCTGATGGTATCCAAAATAATTCTGCTGATCATTGGCGCATCATCATAAAAAATATCCTTGAGCTCCTGATGAGACCATTCCTTAACAACGCCTTCGCCATAATTCACCACATAATACAATCCGGCAAAACAAGCGCCGATTTCCCGGGCTAAATAAACCTCAGGACAAATACTCTGCCCCACAATATCGGCATGGCCCTTCATCATGCTGATCTCCGCCGGACTCTCAAAATGGCGGCCCTCGGTAACTGCATAAATGCCGCGGCTAAAAATACGTCCCTGATAGTGCCTGCGCGTTGTTTCGATAAGTCCGTCCCGAACCTCGGGACACAGTGCGTCCCTCATCACCAACAGATATTTTCCTTCCAGCCCCACATCCTTACGCAGAGAAAAATCCAAATAGTCATTTGGTATAACAAAATCACGCGTATCCAGTAGATGGTTAACCGTGCCTACACCGCCTTCGGCAATAATGCGCTTAACGCCGGCTTCCCGCAATGCCCAGAAAACCTGCCGCGAAGCATCGGCCCGGCTGACATCGCTGCGCCAGCCGTGCATCTTGCAGGTCAGCACCTGCCGGTCATCCACCGTAAACAGACGAAACGCCGGGCTGAGCCCATAGGGAGTTTCAAATTCCAGGTCATCATAGAGAATTTTAACCCCCGGATCATCAGCCCCCAGCGGAAAATCACTGGATAAGGTTCCCGAGCCGCCAATGACGGCAAATTCTGTTTTCAGTAAATTCATTTTATCCGCCTCACTCATTTTGGTTCAATCCTGCAAATCTTTTGATAATCCTGTACCGTGAATCCCGCTGCGCCGGAATTTTGCCGGCCGCCGCTATCATTCCGGTCATTTTATCAATCGACATCCGGTAAGCTGTACCGGCTGCCCGGACAACGTTCTCCTCCAGCATAATGCTGCCCAGATCGTTGGCGCCAAAGGCCAGGGTCAGCTGCCCGACCGTTTGGCCCTGGGTTACCCAAGAGCCTTGAATGTGCCGGATGTTATCCAGATATAACCGGGTCATGGCCAAAGTTCGGAGATAATCCCAGGAAGACGTTTTCTCACCGCCCAGCTCGGTATTGCCAGGCTGAAAAGTCCAGGTGATAAAAGCCCGGAAGCCGCCGGTTTTCTCCTGCAGGTTCCGTATCTTCTCCAGATGCTCCAGCCGGTGGGCCAGCGTTTCACCCATACCGATCACCATTGTCGCTGTGCTTTCCAGTCCGACGGCATGGGCAGCTTCCATTACCGCCAGCCAGTCGCCGGCGCTGATCTTTTTCGGGCTTACCCTCTGCCGGACTTCGTCCACCAGTATTTCCGCCCCGCCGCCCGGCAGGGAATCCAGCCCGGCTGCTTTCAGCCTGATCAGGGTTTCCCGGACGGTCAGCCCGGCCTGCCGGGCCATATGCAGGACTTCCGCCGGCGAGAAAGAATGGATGGTGATCGAATAGTTCGCTTTAATTAAACGTAATAAATCCAGATAATAGTCCAGACCAAGCCCAGGGTGCAGACCGCCCTGCAGCATGACCTGCGTGCCCCCGGCGGCAATTGTTTCCTGCAGTTTGTCCAGGATAACGGCATTCGCCAAAACATAGGCCTCCCGGTCATCTTTCCGGCGAAAGAAAGCGCAAAACCGGCACTCGCTCGAGCAAATATTGGTATAGTTGATATTGCGGTCAATAACAAACGTAACCAGCCCGCCGGGATGTATTCTGGTTCGAACCGCATCGGCCTTCCGGCCAAGTTCCAGGATATCGGCCTGTTCCAGCATGGTTAAGGCCTGCGGCGTTGACAAACGGTTCATCGTAAGACCTCCGCGAAGGCAATTTCCGGCGCCTGCTCAAGCAAGCCAATATGATAAGCCCGCTGATAGAAACTGAGCAGCGCCTGTTGATGGGCGGGGGTTAACGACCAGTTTAAGAGTTTTAAATAGGTGCTGATCTGGTCGCAGCTAAAAGGCAGCTTGTCCGCAAAAGCGGCAACGGCCTGATCGATATTCGCCAAACCATGCCGGAAACCGCCGGTCACCCGTTCATAAACAGTCTGCAAAAGCTCCGGCTGCGTCCGGGCGAAACGCCGCCTCACCACCCAAACCGCATAAACCATTGGCAAACCAGTCAGCTGCTTCCATTCAGCCCCGATATCGTAATAAAATAAACCCTGCTGCCGGTTATGGTAGTTAAACAGCGCATCGTCACCGATAAATAAAACGGCATCGGCGTCAGCCAGCGCCTCTTCAGCAGTGGAGGCTTCGGTAATATAACAGCCGGGAACAGCCTGATAAGCATCATGCAATACAATTTTAAGCAGGCAATGAGAAGTTTCCGATTTTGCCGTTAAAGCCACACTGGCCTGATTCAACTCGGCAATCGGCTTTTTTGAGACCAGCAGTATGCTCCGCAAGGCCCCCTCAGCGCTAATGGATACATCAGGCATAATCAGAAATTTCTCGCTGTGCTGGGCATACACGATGGATGACACCGGGCTGACGTCAAGCTGCCCCTGAACAATAAGCCTGTTTAATTTTGCCGGAACATCCGCATAGATATCCAGCCCCTCGTCATATCCCCCGTAGAGCAAACTATAGGATAATGGCAAACAGTTGATGAATTTAATATGTCCTAACCGCGACTTTTCCATGTTAATATTCCGCCTGTCTTGGCAGCGGGCGATAAAAGGTATCCCGCTCTACCGGAGTATAGCCTGTTTCTTCGACCAGGCTGATGATGTTGGCTTTAGTAATCCCTTTGCCGGTTTTTGCACCGGCAGCATGAATGATTTTTTCCTCAACCACAGTACCGTCCAGATCATCCACGCCAAAAGCCAAAGACAACTGGGCAACCGGTAATGTCAGCATCATCCAGAAAGCCTTGATATGATCAAAATTATCTAAAATCAGCCGGGCCAGGGCAATCATTTTTAAATCTTCCCACACGGTCACTCTGTTTAAGCCGGCAAGGCCGGTATTGGCCGGATGAAACGGGAAGGCCACGAAAGCCTGAAAGCCGCCGGTCTCGTCCTGAATGTCCCGCAAAGTCAATAAATGCCTGAGCCGCTGCTCAATTGTCTCAACATGACCGTACAGCATAGTTGCATTTGTCGGAATTCCCAAACGGTGCGCAGTGGTAATCACCTCAATCCACTGCCTGGTTGTGGCTTTATCCGGGCAAATGACCCTGCGTACTTCATCGTCTAAAATTTCAGCGCCGCCGCCTGGCAGGGAATCCAGCCCTGCATCCTTAAGCTCCGCTAATACCCGCTCAACACTCAGACCGGAAATGTTGGCAAAATGGACGATCTCCACCGGGGTAAACGCTTTGACATGCACCTTCGGCAGACAGGCTTTAACGGTTTTTACAATACTAAGATAATAGTCAAACGGCTTATCGGGATGTAAAGCGCTGACCATATGAATCTCCGTCAAATCGGGCGTAGTCTGAGCAATTTCCTGAACAATCCCGGCCACGTCGGCCTGTTCCAGAACATACGCCTGCTGCTGATCAGGCTGACAGCCAAAAGCACACAGGGGACAGCCGGAAACGCAAATATTCGTCAAATTGATGTGACGGTTGACATTAAAGTAAATATCCTGTCCGGATTTTCGCTCTTTTGCCGCTCTGGCCCACTGAGCCAATTGCAATAAATTATTGTCGTAATATAAGGCTAAGGCCTCAGCCAGGTCGATTCGTTCTCCGGCTTGCGCCTTCTTTGCCGCTGCAGCTAAAATTGACATCATTTTCGTCACCTCAAGTTGACAACAGAATCCTGACAGATTTCAAGATATTTTGTCACAAATTAAACTTTACTTATTTCGGTATGAGTATTTTCTTTTCCTGCCGCAATGAAATAGAGATTACCTCATCATCACGAAGTAATCTCATCGTAAACCAAAGCTTAGTGCCGCTGGATGCCTTTGTCGGCATATTTGGTTAAAAGTTCCCCGACAGTAACAATTTGATACCCTTCCGACTTGATCTTTTCAATTAAAATCGGCAGAGCTTCAGCGGTTTGCACCGGCGTGTCTGATGCATGCAGCAGAATAATTGCGCCCGGCTTAAGCCGCTTGGCCACCCGCTCCACAATAACGTCACGGCCAGGATTTTTCCAGTCAAGCGAATCCACATTCCAGATAATTGTTTTATAACCCAGTTCATCGGTGGTCTTTAAGGATTGCTGGCTGTAGTGGCCGTTGGGCGGACGCAGCAGCTTAGGTTCGACCCCGGTCACCTCTTTAATCTGCGCATGCGCCTTTTCGATATCGCTCTTCACCCACTCGGCCGTCTTGTCGCCGTAGTTTTCATGCCGGTAGCCGTGGCTGGCAATTTCATGCCCGTCCTTGGCCATCCGCTGCGCCACCTCAGGATACTTCTGCGCCCACGGCCCCATAATAAAAAAGGTCACTTTCAGATTATTTGTCTGCAATGTATCAAGAATTGACGGCGTAAACTTATTGCCCCAGGAATGATCAAAAGTCAATGCTACCACTTTCTGGTCGGTCCTAACCCCGGCAATCGCAATCGGTCCGTCGGCAATTACGTCCGCCACCTGAATATATGTTGCACTGATTGCCAACAAACCGATAACACTGTAAAACAAATTACGGTGCTGCAACAGACTGCGTAAATTGATAATCACAGCTTCATCCCCCTCCCGCAAAACTACATTAGTATCTATGCGGGAAGTAAGAAAATTATGAGATGCGAATGTAAGGATATTTTTTTATTGCATAAATAATCAACTTGTCAGAAACAGTATAAGCCAGCCGAAGCGTAATAATGGTCGTTGCCGCGGTAA is a window encoding:
- a CDS encoding ABC transporter permease; this translates as MKSYLSLIPISAKVHRRQNRMTLLCIIFAVFLVTAVFSMAEMGVRMETTRLLDKHGSLTLQEMSSNATVQTFYSIAAVLFLLILIAGVLMISSSINSNVAQRTKFFGMMRCIGMSRQQIVRFVRLEALNWCKTAIPIGVILGIVITWGICAALRFFVGGEFSDIPLFQISTIGILSGIIMGVVTVLIAASSPAKRAAKVSPITAVSGNSEDTNNIQHAAHSRFFKIETALGIHHALSIKKNLMLMTSSFALSIILFLSFSVFIEFIGYLMPQSSNTSDINISSNDGSNSIDSQLLDVISGMQGVERVFGRRSKFDIPAELNKGNLLSSTIDIISYDEFDLNSLIKDKQLRKGSDISEVYGDSNYVLTTWDKDSPLKIGDKIRIGNEELEIAGMLKNDPFSSDGSTNGKITIITSGETFARLTGLTDYSLIMVQTTRDATDEDVAAIRKVVSEEYAFSDRRDQRTTSTYIAFLFFVYGFLAIITLVTVLNIVNSLSMSVSSRIKQYGVMRAVGMDEHQLTKMIAAEAFTYALSGCIVGCVVGLSLSKLLYDNLITAHFNYAVWDIPVIPIMIIILFVFVAASAAIYIPSKRIRNISVSETINQL
- the guaA gene encoding glutamine-hydrolyzing GMP synthase, which gives rise to METKQNETILIMDFGGQYSQLIARRIRECGVFCEIVPYNKPVDQIKALGPKGIVFSGGPSSVHSENAPKCDVRIFELGIPVLGICYGMQLTALALGGEVAHAKSREYGNTKLFVDRNEGIFAEIGRETQVLMSHGDHIHTPPAGFAVTAHTAGAPVAAMANEQRRIYGVQFHPEVVHTTEGMKMLRNFLFNVCGCSGDWNMGSFVDQAVQAIREQVGDKRVLCALSGGIDSSVAAVLVHRAIGDQLTCVFVNHGFLRKGEPEQVVRTFRDGFKMNLVYADVVDRFMDRMAGVTDPEEKRKIIGNEFIRVFEAEASKLGEIDFLVQGTLYPDVVESGTATAAVIKSHHNVGGLPEDMKFKLVEPLRDLFKDEVRALARELNMPEDIVWRQPFPGPGLAIRIIGEVTAERLEILRDADAIVHQEIKNADLYRKVWQSFAILPAMKSVGVMGDERTYAYTVGLRVVSSEDGMTADWVRLPYEVIDAISRRIVNEVKDVNRVVYDVTSKPPSTIEWE
- a CDS encoding MTAP family purine nucleoside phosphorylase — protein: MNLLKTEFAVIGGSGTLSSDFPLGADDPGVKILYDDLEFETPYGLSPAFRLFTVDDRQVLTCKMHGWRSDVSRADASRQVFWALREAGVKRIIAEGGVGTVNHLLDTRDFVIPNDYLDFSLRKDVGLEGKYLLVMRDALCPEVRDGLIETTRRHYQGRIFSRGIYAVTEGRHFESPAEISMMKGHADIVGQSICPEVYLAREIGACFAGLYYVVNYGEGVVKEWSHQELKDIFYDDAPMISRIILDTIRSLSATGECSCRQLRKETLLKTIYNK
- the mqnC gene encoding cyclic dehypoxanthinyl futalosine synthase, which codes for MNRLSTPQALTMLEQADILELGRKADAVRTRIHPGGLVTFVIDRNINYTNICSSECRFCAFFRRKDDREAYVLANAVILDKLQETIAAGGTQVMLQGGLHPGLGLDYYLDLLRLIKANYSITIHSFSPAEVLHMARQAGLTVRETLIRLKAAGLDSLPGGGAEILVDEVRQRVSPKKISAGDWLAVMEAAHAVGLESTATMVIGMGETLAHRLEHLEKIRNLQEKTGGFRAFITWTFQPGNTELGGEKTSSWDYLRTLAMTRLYLDNIRHIQGSWVTQGQTVGQLTLAFGANDLGSIMLEENVVRAAGTAYRMSIDKMTGMIAAAGKIPAQRDSRYRIIKRFAGLNQNE
- a CDS encoding menaquinone biosynthetic enzyme MqnA/MqnD family protein, coding for MEKSRLGHIKFINCLPLSYSLLYGGYDEGLDIYADVPAKLNRLIVQGQLDVSPVSSIVYAQHSEKFLIMPDVSISAEGALRSILLVSKKPIAELNQASVALTAKSETSHCLLKIVLHDAYQAVPGCYITEASTAEEALADADAVLFIGDDALFNYHNRQQGLFYYDIGAEWKQLTGLPMVYAVWVVRRRFARTQPELLQTVYERVTGGFRHGLANIDQAVAAFADKLPFSCDQISTYLKLLNWSLTPAHQQALLSFYQRAYHIGLLEQAPEIAFAEVLR
- the mqnE gene encoding aminofutalosine synthase MqnE, whose protein sequence is MSILAAAAKKAQAGERIDLAEALALYYDNNLLQLAQWARAAKERKSGQDIYFNVNRHINLTNICVSGCPLCAFGCQPDQQQAYVLEQADVAGIVQEIAQTTPDLTEIHMVSALHPDKPFDYYLSIVKTVKACLPKVHVKAFTPVEIVHFANISGLSVERVLAELKDAGLDSLPGGGAEILDDEVRRVICPDKATTRQWIEVITTAHRLGIPTNATMLYGHVETIEQRLRHLLTLRDIQDETGGFQAFVAFPFHPANTGLAGLNRVTVWEDLKMIALARLILDNFDHIKAFWMMLTLPVAQLSLAFGVDDLDGTVVEEKIIHAAGAKTGKGITKANIISLVEETGYTPVERDTFYRPLPRQAEY
- the pdaB gene encoding polysaccharide deacetylase family sporulation protein PdaB, which encodes MIINLRSLLQHRNLFYSVIGLLAISATYIQVADVIADGPIAIAGVRTDQKVVALTFDHSWGNKFTPSILDTLQTNNLKVTFFIMGPWAQKYPEVAQRMAKDGHEIASHGYRHENYGDKTAEWVKSDIEKAHAQIKEVTGVEPKLLRPPNGHYSQQSLKTTDELGYKTIIWNVDSLDWKNPGRDVIVERVAKRLKPGAIILLHASDTPVQTAEALPILIEKIKSEGYQIVTVGELLTKYADKGIQRH